The nucleotide sequence GGCCCACACCGGCCTCGTCGGTGCCCGCGACGCGCGAGTAGCCGGCGCGCCGCAGCGCGCGCTCACGGCGGCGCAGTCGCTCGCGTCGGCGGCGATCGGGGAGCGGCGCCATCGGGCGCCGATTCTATAATCCTCGCCCGCCGGTGCGAGGGGCGCCGGTCCGGCGCGGCGCGCGCCGCAGGAGGGCTCGGATGTCCGGCGCCCACGCGTTCTTCATCACGATCGAAGGGATCGAGGGAGCCGGCAAGTCGACGCAGGCGGGGCTCCTCGCGCGTGCCATGCGCCGCGCGGGGGGCTCCTGTCTCGAAACGCGGGAGCCGGGCGGCGGAGCCGGTCGAGTGGGGCCGGCGCTCCGCGATCTCCTTCGCGATCCGACGGTGTGGCGCGAGCTCGGTCTTGCCGAGATCTACCTCTACGCGGCGGCCCGGGCGCACCACGTGGAGTCGGTGATCCGGCCGGCGCTCGATCGCGGGTGCCACGTCGTGTGCGACCGGTTTCTCGATTCCACCCGCGCGTACCAGGGCGCCGGTCGCGGTCGCGACCCCGGGCTGATCGAAGCCCTCCATCGCCTTCCGCCGCTCGACCTGAGGCCCCATCGGACGATCCTTCTCGACCTCGACCCGCGCGACGGCCTTGCCCGAGCGGCGGCGCGTCCGGGAAGGCCCCGGGGCTACGACGAGGAGGACGTCGCCTTCTTCCGCCGGGTCCGGGAAGGATTCCTGCGCATCGCGGAACGAGAGCCGTCCCGCGTGTGCGTCGTGGACGCGTCCCCTCCCGCACGCGAGGTGCACGAGGCCGTCGTCGGCGCGGTGCGCGACCTTTTCCCGGGGATCGCACCCCTCGACCGGGTCGAATGACCGATTGGCTTCCACTCGCCCGCCTCAGGGGCCAGCGCCGCGCCCGATCGCGCCTCGAGGCGCTCGCCGCCTCCGGGGGGCCCGTGCCGCCGCTCCTGTTCGCCGGCCCGGAAGGGGTGGGCAAGCGCACGGCGGCCCTCGGGTTCGCGGCGGCTTTGGTCTGCCTGTCGCCGGATGGCGGCGAGCCCTGCGGCGCGTGCAGCGCCTGCCGGCGGATCGGGGAGGCCGATCACGTCACGGCGCTGCGCGCCGACGCTCCGGCGACGGCGCCTCCGCGCGTCTATCCCGACGCAGGTCTCGTGTCGGTGCCGCCGCGGCGGACGCGGATCTCGGTCCTCCAGGCGCGCGACATCGCGCTCTCCCTCTCCCAGCATCCGTTCGAACTCTCGCGGCGGATCTACATCGTCGACCCGGCCGAGCGCATGACGCCTGCGGGGTTGAACGCCCTGTTGAAGACACTCGAGGAGCCGCCCGATTTCGGGGTGCTCATCCTCGTCACCACCGTGCCAGCGGCGCTGCCGATCACCGTGCGGTCGCGCCTCCAGCTCGTCCGCTTCGGGCCGCTCGAGCATGAGGACCTGATCGAGGTGCTGGACGCGAAGGGGCTGCCCCGCGAGGAGGCGGTGGCGCGGGCCCGCGTCGCCGAGGGGAGCCCGGGCCGGGCCCTGGCCGCCGATCTCGACCGGTTGCAGCAGACCGCCTCGGTCTGGGAACGGGCGCTCCTCCGGCTCGACCGGGGCGAACCTCCCGGTGCCGTCGCGATCGAGGCGGCCCAGCATCTGGGCGGGTCGGCCGAGGAGGCGGAGGCGGCCTTGCGTTTCCTGCTCGGCATGCTGCGCGACGCGCTCAGGGAGCCGGAGAGCGCGCTCGGCCGCACGGCCGCCCGCCTCGCCGGCCCCCTGCTCCGGCCCATCGACACCGTCGAACGGCTCCGCTACGAACTCGTCGCGATCAACCGGAACCCGAGACTCGCCGTCGAAGGGGCGGTGCTGGCCCTGGCCGGCCGGCTCCCGGA is from Acidobacteriota bacterium and encodes:
- the tmk gene encoding dTMP kinase — its product is MSGAHAFFITIEGIEGAGKSTQAGLLARAMRRAGGSCLETREPGGGAGRVGPALRDLLRDPTVWRELGLAEIYLYAAARAHHVESVIRPALDRGCHVVCDRFLDSTRAYQGAGRGRDPGLIEALHRLPPLDLRPHRTILLDLDPRDGLARAAARPGRPRGYDEEDVAFFRRVREGFLRIAEREPSRVCVVDASPPAREVHEAVVGAVRDLFPGIAPLDRVE